The genome window GGCGATGAAACTCCGGCAATGCCGCTTGATAGGCCTCGTCGAGCCGCAGGATGTCAGACGCGAAACCAGGCTCGAAGAGCTTCATCGTCGCCGCGCCGAGCTCCATGACGTCTTGATATTGGCCGCGTTCTTTCAAAATTTGCGCGGACAAACCATACATGAGCAGCCCTCCGGGAATGGCCCCGAGCGCTGTCGTCGCGACCGCGGGATAACAAATGCGCACGGTCTTCGCGCCAAAACGTTCGCGTATTCGCGCCATCGTTTCGCGCTGAAGTTTCTTCGCACCCGCAAGCGGACCCATCGCATACACCGGATCGTCAGGCTCGAAGTCGTAATCGCAAAACGCGACGATGCTTTGACCTGCAACGAGTAGCCCCGCGTTCGCCAGCGCCTCGGCCCACATGAGCGACGACGTACCCATGAATCGGTTCGTTCGCTCGATGTCCGTATCGGTCGCAACTTCGACCTCGACAAACCCCACGCGACGAATGTTTTCCCGGCGGCTGAAGTCGGGCACCTGCAAGACGGGATCGAACGCGACGTCGACGTCCTTTACCTTGGTCGGACCGTGCTCGACGTACCGCTTCGTGGCGCCCGCAGCGATGCCGTTGATGAGGTGCACTGCGCGGTATTTGCCTTTGATTTCGGCGATGACCTCGTCCGCGATGCCGGGCTTGGTCGCGTCGCTGTTCCAAAAGCGCGCGGTGAGTCCTTCGGAGGCGGCTCGTTCGCAAAGCGCTGCGACGTGATGCACGCCGATCTGCATTTTGTCGCTGTCGTAATGCACGCCGAAGACGGCTGCGCGCGCCCCGAACAAAAGCTCGATCGCGACCGCTCGGGTGATCCCGTTCGACCCACCGAGAATGATGACGGCCGTGTCGTCTGGAACGACGGCACCACGCGGGCAAACTCGAGCGAGCTGCGTTGCGAGAAGATCACGCGCGGTCGCCGGACCGTGCGCGGCAAGGCCCGAAACGATGCTGCGACGATCGGTGCCACCGAGAGGGAGTTTCTTGAAGACTTCGAGGTCCACGGGCACGCTCTTACCATGGCAAAGAGCGACGTGGTCAAGTCCGTGCTGCTCACGGGCGGAACGGGATTCATCGGGCGAAAACTCACGAAAACGCTGCTCGATCGCGGCGACTCCGTGACCGTGCTGTCACGCGATCCATCGCGCACGAGTGGGCGCTTGCCCAAGGGCTCGATCGCAGTTGCATACGATCCCGAGCGAGAAGGCCCGTGGCTCGATGAGCTCGGTCGCGCTTCGGCCGTCGTTCACTTGGCCGGTGAAAACGTGGGGCAGCGCTGGACCGAGGACGCCAAGCGCCGGATCCTGTCCAGCCGAGTGGATTCGACGCGGCTCGTCGTCGAAGGCATGCGGCGTGCGGAGAAAAAGCCTGACGTGTTCGTGTGCGCATCAGCCATCGGGATCTACGGACCACGGCCGAGCACCGAACGACTCACTGAAACGTCGGCGCGTGGTGAAGGGTTTCTCGCGGACGTGGTGGATGCTTGGGAAGCCGCAGCAAGGCCGGCGGAAACGCTTGGTGTTCGAACGGTCATGCTGCGCATCGGGATCGTGCTGGGCGAAGGAGGCGGGCCGCTCGAGAAAATGCTCTTGCCGTTCAAGATGTTCGCTGGCGGTCCCATTGGATCGGGCTCACACGTGATCTCGTGGGTTCACGCGGACGACGTCGTGGGCCTCATCCTGTTTTGCCTCGACAAACCTGAAGCTCGAGGTCCCATCAACGCTGTTTCTCCGAATGCGGTGACGAACGAAGAGCTATCGAAAGCCATTGGTCGCGCGATGCACCGGCCGTCGTGGTTCCGCGTCCCCGAAGCGTTCATCAAGGTGGGCATGGGCGAAGCGGCCGAGATCGTGACGACGGGGCAGCACGTTTTGCCGCGCCGTGCCGAAGAGCTGGGCTACTCGTTTCGCTGGCCAAACCTCGACCCGGCGCTGGCGTCCATCCTGAAGTAGCGTGGGCATGGATCCCGAGGGGTATGGGGGGCAGAGCAGTTGTTCCCCCTCTCCGCCGCGCCGTAGGCGCGGGGGAGAGGGGGTTAGGGGGTGAGGCGCGAGCCCCCCATCGTGACTGGCCTCGCGAAGCGGGCGTCTCACGCCCGCTTAGCGAGCGTCCAAGCCATGTCCCGTGCTCACAAAAGGAACCCGGCCACCGGGAGTCGCCGAAACGTCGACCAAATCGAGCAGCGAATCTCCCGGGGGCCGTGACGGCTGTCTCGGCGCTTCCCCCCCAGGAAGCGCACCGTCTTCGCTTCCATGAATATGCTGATCCCAAAAGGAGGTCGCTCGGGATGAACTTGAAAACCGCTACAGGAAAGCCCCTACGCAAGACTGCGTAACGCGCGCAGTGAGGCTGCACGGAATCAAGTGGAAGCA of Polyangiaceae bacterium contains these proteins:
- a CDS encoding TIGR01777 family protein, whose protein sequence is MAKSDVVKSVLLTGGTGFIGRKLTKTLLDRGDSVTVLSRDPSRTSGRLPKGSIAVAYDPEREGPWLDELGRASAVVHLAGENVGQRWTEDAKRRILSSRVDSTRLVVEGMRRAEKKPDVFVCASAIGIYGPRPSTERLTETSARGEGFLADVVDAWEAAARPAETLGVRTVMLRIGIVLGEGGGPLEKMLLPFKMFAGGPIGSGSHVISWVHADDVVGLILFCLDKPEARGPINAVSPNAVTNEELSKAIGRAMHRPSWFRVPEAFIKVGMGEAAEIVTTGQHVLPRRAEELGYSFRWPNLDPALASILK